In a genomic window of Quercus lobata isolate SW786 chromosome 4, ValleyOak3.0 Primary Assembly, whole genome shotgun sequence:
- the LOC115984173 gene encoding subtilisin-like protease SBT1.7: MKMSFSHLISQCGLLWLLLFLLPLVNAVSKSENYQTYIIHMDHTHKPESFLTHESWHRSILKSLSSSPADDKELLLYSYNHVMHGFSARLTPSQLSEIEESPSHLATNPESFVKSMTTYSPKFLGLQENFGIWPAASYGEDVIVGVVDTGVWPESKSFNDEGMPPVPKKWKGKCENGTDFSPSKCNKKLIGARFYYKGFLAQHSNAFEDGEFLSPRDFSGHGTHTASTAVGNNVPGVSYFGYARGTAIGMAPRARLAVYKALWLKDGRGTGATCDVLASMEQAILDGVDIMSLSLGFNSKAYLTDPVASGSLSAIEKGIFVVCSAGNDLDFKTVDNVAPWITTVGAGTLDRSFNAKMTLKNGVSIEGTSYFRKNISITDLPLYYGKDNVSKAICKDGTLDRKEVAGKAVICDYSGSNVSQQIEEVKRAGASAAIITDLFLPLSYEKYIMFDVVEYSIPSLILPTGSGTLVKEYVTRAKNPKVKDMSFVLTRLGTKPDPQVAKFSSKGPNPISPGVLKPDIIAPGVDVLAAVDTGYELMSGTSMATPHVAGVGALLKAIHPKWSPAAIRSAMMTTAYAMDNTGTIIKSEFANELGSPLEFGAGHINPNKAMNPGLIYDMGFQDYVDFLCGVEHTKEQMSALIRRPQWSCSNKSIHDLNYPSFTAALTTETKYPVAMSFSRVVTNVGNDKAVYQAHLEYNATGLKISVEPMTLTFTRKYQTRSFVVSIELDREFSRVIYDFLKWIDQDSHIVTSPIVATNF, from the coding sequence ATGAAGATGAGTTTCTCCCATCTGATTTCACAGTGTGGACTACTCTGGTTGCTATTGTTTCTGCTTCCTTTGGTCAATGCAGTGTCAAAATCTGAAAACTACCAGACATATATCATCCACATGGACCATACTCACAAGCCTGAATCTTTCTTAACCCATGAGTCATGGCATCGTTCCATCCTAAAATCATTGTCGTCATCTCCTGCTGATGACAAAGAACTATTGTTGTACTCATACAACCATGTCATGCACGGCTTCAGCGCTAGGCTCACACCCTCTCAGCTATCTGAGATTGAGGAATCTCCATCTCACCTTGCCACTAACCCAGAGTCCTTTGTTAAGTCAATGACAACCTACTCCCCTAAGTTTCTTGGGCTACAAGAAAATTTTGGCATATGGCCTGCTGCCTCATATGGAGAAGATGTGATCGTAGGCGTGGTTGATACGGGAGTTTGGCCAGAAAGCAAGAGTTTTAACGACGAGGGTATGCCACCTGTGCCGAAAAAATGGAAGGGCAAGTGTGAGAATGGCACGGATTTTAGCCCTTCAAAGTGCAACAAGAAACTCATTGGGGCTCGATTCTATTACAAAGGATTCCTAGCTCAACATTCTAACGCATTTGAGGATGGCGAATTTCTTTCTCCAAGAGACTTCTCGGGTCATGGAACGCACACAGCATCCACAGCAGTTGGTAACAATGTTCCTGGAGTAAGTTACTTTGGATATGCAAGAGGTACAGCCATTGGGATGGCTCCTCGTGCACGTCTTGCTGTCTACAAAGCCCTTTGGCTAAAAGACGGACGGGGTACCGGTGCAACGTGTGACGTTCTTGCTAGCATGGAACAAGCAATTCTTGACGGGGTTGATATAATGTCTTTGTCTCTTGGCTTTAATAGCAAAGCTTATTTAACTGATCCTGTTGCCTCGGGTTCTCTTTCAGCAATTGAGAAAgggatttttgttgtttgttctGCCGGCAATGATCTTGATTTTAAAACAGTAGACAATGTAGCACCTTGGATCACAACTGTTGGGGCTGGCACACTTGATCGAAGTTTCAATGCAAAAATGACTCTAAAAAATGGGGTTTCCATTGAAGGTACATCATACTTTCGAAAGAACATTTCCATTACTGATTTGCCTTTGTACTATGGCAAAGACAACGTGAGTAAAGCAATTTGCAAGGACGGAACATTGGATAGAAAGGAGGTTGCTGGAAAGGCAGTCATCTGTGATTACTCAGGGTCAAatgtttctcaacaaattgagGAGGTTAAAAGGGCAGGTGCTTCTGCGGCTATCATCACAGATTTATTCTTACCATTATCGTATGAGAAGTACATCATGTTCGATGTTGTTGAGTACAGCATTCCGAGCCTTATTTTGCCAACTGGTTCGGGGACTTTGGTTAAAGAGTATGTGACAAGGGCGAAAAACCCGAAAGTGAAAGACATGAGTTTTGTGTTAACGAGGTTGGGTACAAAGCCTGACCCTCAAGTGGCCAAATTCTCTTCGAAAGGTCCAAATCCAATCAGTCCAGGAGTTTTAAAGCCAGATATTATTGCTCCAGGAGTTGATGTTTTAGCCGCAGTTGATACAGGTTATGAATTAATGTCGGGCACATCAATGGCGACACCACATGTTGCTGGGGTTGGAGCTTTACTGAAAGCAATCCACCCCAAGTGGAGCCCAGCAGCTATCCGATCGGCTATGATGACCACAGCCTATGCCATGGACAATACTGGCACAATTATTAAAAGCGAATTTGCAAATGAATTAGGCTCCCCTCTGGAGTTTGGGGCTGGCCACATCAATCCGAATAAAGCGATGAATCCAGGACTCATCTATGACATGGGTTTCCAAGATTATGTTGATTTTCTGTGTGGCGTGGAACACACTAAGGAGCAAATGAGTGCTCTCATTAGACGACCTCAATGGAGTTGCAGCAACAAATCTATTCATGATCTAAACTATCCCTCTTTCACGGCCGCACTCACAACCGAAACCAAATATCCAGTGGCAATGAGCTTCAGCAGGGTTGTGACAAATGTTGGAAATGATAAAGCTGTTTACCAGGCACATTTGGAGTACAATGCCACCGGTTTGAAAATAAGTGTGGAACCAATGACTCTTACATTTACCCGCAAATATCAGACTCGAAGTTTTGTTGTGAGCATTGAGCTTGATAGAGAATTTTCAAGGGTAATTTATGATTTTCTCAAATGGATAGATCAAGATAGCCACATAGTAACAAGTCCTATAGTGGCTACCAATTTCTAG